From one Anopheles cruzii chromosome 3, idAnoCruzAS_RS32_06, whole genome shotgun sequence genomic stretch:
- the LOC128270684 gene encoding fibrinogen-like protein A — MLMAKLDYMQHSVLELQTELAKQREEAAQSQADTKAHMTMRLDQMQHNFLELQTEVAKHREEAAQSQNDSEPHMQHCFLELQTELTKHREEAAQNQKDILDDFGRNFTLLQERSWQILTQILTRVTTKTNPLSYAPYPSCSDIRNAQSGAYIIQTNGASNPFMAYCQRDMMGKGIWLVIQIRFDGSLDFYRNWTEYRNGFGDIEKEFWIGLERIHQLTSGRPHELMVELRDFKGNYKFALYAAFEIGSEAEHYNLKTLGAYNGTAGDSLSYHKNMKFSTYDRDNDVWTGVNCAAYHEGAWWYDNCSHSNLNGPYKNKADHRSMHWQHFSGSYEGLSFSRMMIRPK, encoded by the coding sequence ATGCTCATGGCAAAGCTAGACTACATGCAGCACAGTGTACTGGAACTACAGACCGAATTGGCCAAGCAGCGGGAAGAGGCTGCGCAGAGCCAAGCTGACACCAAGGCGCATATGACCATGAGACTGGACCAAATGCAGCACAATTTTCTGGAACTACAGACCGAAGTggccaagcaccgggaagaagcTGCGCAAAGCCAAAATGACAGCGAGCCGCACATGCAGCACTGTTTCTTGGAGCTACAGACCGAATTGACTAAGCACCGGGAAGAGGCTGCGCAAAACCAAAAAGACATCCTCGATGATTTTGGACGCAACTTTACTCTCCTACAGGAACGATCATGGCAGATCTTGACGCAAATACTTACGCGTGTTACAACGAAGACCAATCCTCTTTCATATGCACCCTATCCCTCGTGCAGTGACATTCGGAATGCACAGTCTGGGGCATATATTATCCAGACGAACGGTGCAAGTAACCCTTTTATGGCGTACTGTCAACGGGATATGATGGGTAAAGGCATCTGGTTGGTGATACAGATCCGATTCGACGGATCGCTGGACTTTTATCGCAACTGGACCGAGTATCGGAATGGTTTTGGTGACATTGAGAAGGAGTTCTGGATCGGACTGGAACGAATACATCAGCTGACATCGGGGCGACCCCATGAactgatggttgagctgagagactttaaggggaattataaatttgcacTCTACGCAGCATTCGAGATTGGCAGTGAAGCCGAACATTACAATCTAAAAACACTTGGAGCGTACAACGGAACTGCAGGCGATTCTCTGTCATATcacaagaatatgaaattctcAACGTACGATCGTGATAATGACGTGTGGACGGGAGTAAATTGTGCTGCATATCATGAAGGTGCCTGGTGGTACGACAACTGCTCGCACTCCAATTTGAACGGGCCATACAAGAACAAAGCAGATCATAGATCGATGCACTGGCAGCACTTCAGCGGTTCCTATGAAGGACTGAgcttttcaagaatgatgatcCGACCAAAATAA